AATCCGATCTGCTTCAGATTGTTCCTCGTCTGCATTCTCCGGGCGGCTTCGCGTACCTTCTGGAGATATGGAAACAGGACGCTCCCAATTAGCAAAGTCGCCAAGATGACGACCAATACTGTCACTCGTTGGCGCCACATATCTACTTCGCTCCCTAACTGCCGCAGATTTGACCGAGCCTCGCAACCCAAAGACAATCTGTCAACACCCTCCGGACAGGCCCTGGAAATTGAAGACAGAATCACGGATTCTTACGATCGGACTGGAACTAAATAAGCGGGATTTGGTTTTGTCGATCCGTCAATCTGCTTCTGCCTGGAGTTTGTCATGAAACCTCGTGTTTCTGTCGTTACGATTTGCGTCGATGATCTGGAACGGTCACTTCGTTTTTATCGCGACGGCCTGGGTCTGAAGTCACCCGGAATCATTGGTCAAGAATTTGAATACGGGGCGGTCGCGTTCTTCGATCTGCAGCCTGGTTTAAAGCTGGCAATTTGGCCGCGTAAGAGCTTGGCACTGGATTCGGGACTGGCGCTAAACAAACCCAGTGCAACGGAATTCTCGCTGGGACACAACGTTTCTTCACAGGTCGAAGTGGATGAGGTGATGACGCAGGCAATCGCGGCGGGAGCTGTGATCGTGAAGCAGGCTCAGAAAACGTTCTGGGGCGGCTATTCGGGCTACATTCAAGACCCCGACGGGCATCTCTGGGAAGTGGTGTGGAACCCGCAACTGCTGCCTGAGGATTGATCCTGAACGGTCACGACAGGCAAGCCGACAGGGCAGTCCGAAATCGCTTTCGATTCCGTCGAATTCTGGCTGCTGTTTTTGTTTGTGGTCTGATGTTTGATTGCCATCGAGATCTCGGATCGGACCACAAAGTTGTGAACATACGCAGTCGTCTCACAACTTGGCGGTCGCGTGGGATCACTGCCCTGCTGGCCATTCGGTCATGAGATCGTGATCACGTTTCAGAATTCCAAGCACTCGAAAACCGAGGTCGATCGCTTGGACACTTTGAAACCACTCACCGAAAAGATGAGATGGCCCCGTGCTTTCGTGACACCTCGCCGAGTGATCACGGCAGCAACGAACTGCGGCAGAAGTTGCCTCATGTCATGATCACACGCATTGATCATCAGTAAGTCCTTACCGGTGGATGCGCGGAGGTTTGACCGAATTCATTCGAT
This genomic interval from Schlesneria paludicola DSM 18645 contains the following:
- a CDS encoding VOC family protein, with protein sequence MKPRVSVVTICVDDLERSLRFYRDGLGLKSPGIIGQEFEYGAVAFFDLQPGLKLAIWPRKSLALDSGLALNKPSATEFSLGHNVSSQVEVDEVMTQAIAAGAVIVKQAQKTFWGGYSGYIQDPDGHLWEVVWNPQLLPED